The DNA region AGTTATAAAACATGAATGGCTAGCTGGAACAGCTAAAAGTAGATTAGAAATGTCtaacataaataaaaaaataaattttcCCTTATCCTCAACGGTTGGATATCcaatatattcaaataagaatattatagattataatatttataaaaggTTGGcattaataaaaaatgatcATAATAGTACTACTAACTCTTTATATAGTAATTGTAACAGCACAACTATTTCGAATAGTAATATTActaatatgaataataatatgaataataatatgaatagtaatatgaatagtaatatgtataataatataagtGCTATCTTAAATATCAATAATTTAAGAGACAAAAATAATGTGGGGGGAACTACCTATAAATTAGATAATATTTCTAACAGTGTATATAGTTTgcataataataatattaatagtaataatttgaaggaggtattatataatcatatgAAATATTACCTTAAGGGTgataacaaatataataatactcTAGGTgaacataaaaatgattACAATTTGGAAACATTATTGAAGAAAAGTGAAGATGAAATTGTTGGGGATCCTAATGtgataaataaaaagatagGACATTATTTAACTGGAAAAAATACAAAGGagatgaatataaataataagataGCTAATTTTGTTATAGGGAATAAGAatggtaataataatattattgcagaaaaaaatataatgatcAATATtgacaataataataataataataataataataataataataataataatggtTGTATGcaaattaaatataatgaaaataaaaaggatgAAGAATTAgtaaataagaataaaatacatTCCATATGTTCTAGTAATGATCATATATTGTATGATATGAACATGtttcaaaaaaatgataatagTATACATGAAAATGtgaatattattagtaACAGTtcaaataaagaaatatcTGGTTTACAAAACAAATACgtagaaaaaatatactatttaaaaaataatgatatgtatttaaatgatgattatataaaagataaagCAATAAAGAATgttgaaaaatataatattgttaaTAAGGATAAAAATGGTagtacatataaaattaaggattatataaataacaataCAGTGAATAAATCTAAATGCAATATTAGGGCAgataaatttaaaaatattatagcattaaataataatattatttcaaaTGATCAAAATAgacatttatatatagataacAAATTATCTattaataaacataattataataatctaccatattataattactattattattattatgatgatgatgatgatcaaaaaaaggaatataataaatatatatataaaaaaaaaaaaagtggAACTAATAATAGTGAGcttatttcatataattcaATTGTGTATGAAAAGGGAAGTCCCCcttattataatataaataatgcACCCATAAGTtctataaaatatgatattagtagtatatataatggAAACATTTCTCATTATGTAAATAACTCCtcatatgataaaaaaatatgcTCATCATCTTATATAAAGGATAACCAAAATGATGTTaacaaaatgaatattGAAAAATCTACTATATTGAATTGTTCTACtaatgaattatataatgtatataaaaaagagaTTTCATCAGAAGAAatttttgtaaataataatgatgatctttttgatataaataaggatgcaaataaatataaatgtaaatataattattctGCAGTGAatgaaaaggaaaataataataataataataatataaatgttgGTGAGTTAAAAAGTAATTCTCCTAATAATTCAGATAgcaataatatatcaagCACCAAACATATAACTGCAAAAGAAacatataatgataatataaagaaaacAAAGGAAGactatattattatgaagatgaatgtaaataatccaaaatgtgataataattttgagCTAGCCAAAATGAATGAACATATTGAAAAATGCAATAATAGCAAATATACAAATAGTGATattgatataaatgaaaaggGAAAAAATGCTACTGATGTTGTTAGTATGGACgaaatgaataattttaataagaTTGATGATACTGAAgtatgtaaaaaaaaaatttcagAATTGTCAAATGACAATGAAAAGTATAGTAACATTTATGAGGATAAGAATATACATATGCATGTTATAAAAGAAgattcaaataataatagtacAATTATAAGCAcgaataataattattcatacAAATGTATTGATGATGATGTTAAGAGGGAATGTATTTATTCTATagatgatataaatgatgCATATGTAAATTCTTCAGTGTGTTCATTAAATGCAGacaaaaatgaaaatagggagaaaattattgaaaatattaatttttttggaatggataaaatatatagtatTGTTAATCCAGAGAAAAATGAAGAGAACAAggaagatataaatatggaggacataaaatataatattaatattaatagtaatataaatgaagatattataaattcaaataatatttataatacaGATAATGAGCAACATTTTATTGATGACAAAATAATGATGtcaaatattaatagtaatgaaaatacaaaaatgtgtggtaatatttttcaacatacaaatagtaatagtatatgtgatataaaaggaaaagaaaaaatatatattataaatgtaGATACACCAGATGAATgtaatgaaataaaatacgatttttcttataataaaattgaaGCACATAAAGATGCggataataatgaaaaagatatttatgtatataaagaaggtcataataatgatcataatgaatatgaaaaaatatcacgattaaatattaaaaagtatgatataaatcaaaacgataattataacaataaaacaaaagaagaaaaaaatgaacataaGATAGAATCAAATTTTACAAAACATAAAAAGCTTATATtagatgatgaaaaaatattgtataCAAGACATgtgaataattatatgaagTTAATTCAAAAggattatataaatgaatatataaaaatagaaaggtctaattattttaataaagaacataataaaaaatatagttCTTTGTATGgaaaaaatgatataattaataatatcaaaatTAATGATTGTATTTGTGATTCTAAAAATAGTATATATGACAGATTGcaagatataaataataattctgtaaaaaatatctttaatgaggataaaaaaatataccATGAATTATGTAACAATAGTGTATTACATAATAATCTATTTACTGAAAATAATCTTGAACCTTTTTCTTCAAATAAACTTgaatataacaaaaaatttaaatgCCCCTATAATCATTTAATGAGAAATTATTCCTATAGTGAATATCCTTTTgatataacaaataaaatatctacatatataaataaggTTGACATTAATAAAGTTGATTCGAATGAATCATACTCAAACAAAAGCataagatataaaaataggtatacacaaaaaaatgaacatgtcaatatatatgatgatataaaaaaatgtagttctaataataatattttttatattgatGAAGACGTGTCCTACTTAGACATTACAAATTTGAGTGATAAAGAAATTAAGAGCAAAAATgaaagagaaaaaaaaaataatatattaagtaataaaaaatgtatattatcAAATCCAAGTAATATACGTAttgaaaagaaatataaaaattatgaacaCTTGGAttatattaacaaaattaaaaagaagCAAACCGATGTGTTTTACCAAAACAATTATGTTTCTTTTAAGAGATCATTTAGTATGTTACATTTTaaaggaaatataaaaaatgatgttaattattattatgataataaaaaaggagATAGGGCAGAGAAggatatattattattaaatcGTATGAATAATTATGTGATAGAAcataagaataaaataaatatatatgatataaatcAAAAACAACATTCTgatttaaattatataaataaaaatggaaaCAGCCTAATAGATAATATACCTAGTGTAACTAAAAAATGTCATAGTAgtgatatatttttaataagagataatatattaaataatttatcaaataaagaattcaaaaatattatagGAAGAAATTTATCATTATGCCATAAATTCCATGTTATAGATACAAATGAagatttaaataaaaaaacaaaaaatcaaattattaataataatataatatgtgATGAAATTGATATTTCAATTAATAAAAACTGTAAAATACCAAccaaaaaatatgttaataataaatgtgAACAAAATCAAGtatttaatgataatgacaaaaataataaagtCCATAATATTGTATCagattttatattaattagAGAAGAAAGCCTAATGACCAAGAAAAACAATAAAAGTTATAAGAGTGATAAAAATGGTTGTATAAACtcaaatataataacatataatgaaatgaaaaaaaatatatataaggaagatcaaaatattaattGTGTCgtaaagaataaaatatatgataaaatgaataaaaataatatgaaaaaaatcaacttgaataaattaaatatatctcATAACacacaaaataataataataataataatatgaatacatatgataattatttaatcAATATAAAGGATACATTCGATACATATTCAGTTACAGAAAAACCGTATTGtcaacaaaaaaatattattgataaaaaagaaatattgCATTATGATCTTATATCATCAAATAATTGGGATAATCATCTACGTGATTATATGTTACATTCTTTATCAAAAAATcattatacatttttaagaaaaaatacCTTATCAAAAGATATAGCTACGTTTAATGATATCAATATatctaataataaaaagCATGATACAAcaagtaaaaataaaaatgaaaaaaatatttctgAAGATACAAAATTAAGTAATGACTCgatttcatatatatcacACACAAATATTAAATCTACAAATGttaaacaaaataatgatCGGAGTAATCAtttccaaaaaaaaaaaataaatgagCAATCAAATACATTTCAACCCAAAGTAAAGTGGTTAAATATTTTCACTCGTAATTTTAATAAGGACCAATTAGGTACGAAATATAAATgagatttttttttttttttttaaataatatggatgTATTAATAGATACACACGTAAcctacatatatatatatataatgataattataagaataacaaagaaataaaaaattaagatttttttagaaaatgatataaatatattcatttataattCTAAACCATACTACTGACcaattataataatatatgtttatatatataaatattaaattaaaatgttGGGAAACTTAAAATTGTACATCCTTATTTCACatagttatatatatttaaaataaatacgtacatatatttttaagacttaaaaaaaaaaaaaaaaaaacccAGAAAAACATAGAAtcaaatttttatatataacataaatataataacatataaatatagtTTATTActcatatataaaattattttatataatatattaaaatatataataccgtaataattcttattgttccatatttatatatattatacatcattatataaaattgatcatatatatatattatatttaaacaTTGTATATACCGTTAATGTTATTCCGCATAAACAggttatatatatatatacattttataattgtaaatatatatatatatatatatattattatatgcatattattttaataaggcttattttattttttttttatatattaatcCATTTTTCgaattttttattatatattaaaaatgggttttacatttttgtgctaaaatttatatattcctttattttcttttttttcttcattttttgttttactttattcatttattatttcacTAGGGCttgaacatatatataataatatataataatgtgatataaaaaaaaataaattgtTTTGTCAACTACATTtaagataataatataattttttttttttttttttaaattttgtTTTGAATTAGTGGAAAGAggaaaaaaacaaaaaaaaaaaaaaatagttaagaaataaagattaaaaaataatattatgaggatatataaattaagaatacgatgaatatattaataaaaatatttttaaataattttaattcatAATCTATTAAGAACATAAtgaaatgaataatataaattatatatattatatatctttgTGATGTGTTTTAAATACTATTTagctttttttttttttttttaaatgtccttatgaatattttatatatgaaaattttaaataacTCAATATAATTTTACGTCAATTGTgtaagaatatattttttatgtatatgttttatttatactttatatttaaaatatatttcatttaacattatatatatatatatatatatatatatatatatatatatatatttatatttatatttatttattaatatcttattttatgtgaatatataattttgaatatcattttatctctattagaaatatttcaagtttttaaaagttataaaaaattcGTCAATATTTTTGCAcaccttttttttttttttttttttaagtattttttttaaaaagaagttgtatttaaataaatatacaccttaaatatattcaaataatttGAATTCTTTTAagtttatttatatatcgatatttatttaattttctttatttttatataaaataaaaaaaaaaatgggTGATAATAACGCATCCAGCGGTAGCAGTCCCGTTTTGTCAGTAGGTAATATTCGAGGTTTTGGTGGAAGTGATTTTGGTTCTTTTAGGATGTCGAATGAATTTTTGGGAtggaaaaataaaaagacAAATAATGTATATCAGTATAAGTGTAGTGATATTGATGAAGGATGTTGGATTAAGACtagttataataataatagatTACATTTAAAATTAGGTGAATCAAAAGAgaatatcataatatattttgatgGATTTCCTGATAGAAATGTGAGTGAAATAACCCAACATTTccaaaaatattttaatataagAT from Plasmodium gaboni strain SY75 chromosome 14, whole genome shotgun sequence includes:
- a CDS encoding putative serine/threonine protein kinase; this translates as MTTTDNWKVEWDNELRQLPNVESITCLDLQLTENVFLIWQFLKLYLSASPQVRSIIDFIAVKKAQSLQWGDHIDSVMSSGLRKGQELFHVFLSNGKKIQTTYSKKKLCDRLQYYHIKNYIILEKINTGSVGQVHVALDKSTDTFVAAKAIDKCTVQGDIGLFEKLKDEIKISCMMNHPNVVKTLNILETKDKIIQIMEYCDAGDLISYVRNKLYLDEVSAQYFFRKIVQGLKYMHKNNIAHRDLKPENIFLCKIQISQKEKTLIRVGKLPSCIEYDLKIGDFGACCVNEKDKLHYDIVGTLSYAAPEVLNCNNKNGYKSEKADIWSLGIILYAMLFGLLPYDSEDKDVKEAYNEIIKKKIVFPKNRVNKFSTSVRSLLLAMLNINPQNRLSLDEVIKHEWLAGTAKSRLEMSNINKKINFPLSSTVGYPIYSNKNIIDYNIYKRLALIKNDHNSTTNSLYSNCNSTTISNSNITNMNNNMNNNMNSNMNSNMYNNISAILNINNLRDKNNVGGTTYKLDNISNSVYSLHNNNINSNNLKEVLYNHMKYYLKGDNKYNNTLGEHKNDYNLETLLKKSEDEIVGDPNVINKKIGHYLTGKNTKEMNINNKIANFVIGNKNGNNNIIAEKNIMINIDNNNNNNNNNNNNNNNGCMQIKYNENKKDEELVNKNKIHSICSSNDHILYDMNMFQKNDNSIHENVNIISNSSNKEISGLQNKYVEKIYYLKNNDMYLNDDYIKDKAIKNVEKYNIVNKDKNGSTYKIKDYINNNTVNKSKCNIRADKFKNIIALNNNIISNDQNRHLYIDNKLSINKHNYNNLPYYNYYYYYYDDDDDQKKEYNKYIYKKKKSGTNNSELISYNSIVYEKGSPPYYNINNAPISSIKYDISSIYNGNISHYVNNSSYDKKICSSSYIKDNQNDVNKMNIEKSTILNCSTNELYNVYKKEISSEEIFVNNNDDLFDINKDANKYKCKYNYSAVNEKENNNNNNNINVGELKSNSPNNSDSNNISSTKHITAKETYNDNIKKTKEDYIIMKMNVNNPKCDNNFELAKMNEHIEKCNNSKYTNSDIDINEKGKNATDVVSMDEMNNFNKIDDTEVCKKKISELSNDNEKYSNIYEDKNIHMHVIKEDSNNNSTIISTNNNYSYKCIDDDVKRECIYSIDDINDAYVNSSVCSLNADKNENREKIIENINFFGMDKIYSIVNPEKNEENKEDINMEDIKYNININSNINEDIINSNNIYNTDNEQHFIDDKIMMSNINSNENTKMCGNIFQHTNSNSICDIKGKEKIYIINVDTPDECNEIKYDFSYNKIEAHKDADNNEKDIYVYKEGHNNDHNEYEKISRLNIKKYDINQNDNYNNKTKEEKNEHKIESNFTKHKKLILDDEKILYTRHVNNYMKLIQKDYINEYIKIERSNYFNKEHNKKYSSLYGKNDIINNIKINDCICDSKNSIYDRLQDINNNSVKNIFNEDKKIYHELCNNSVLHNNLFTENNLEPFSSNKLEYNKKFKCPYNHLMRNYSYSEYPFDITNKISTYINKVDINKVDSNESYSNKSIRYKNRYTQKNEHVNIYDDIKKCSSNNNIFYIDEDVSYLDITNLSDKEIKSKNEREKKNNILSNKKCILSNPSNIRIEKKYKNYEHLDYINKIKKKQTDVFYQNNYVSFKRSFSMLHFKGNIKNDVNYYYDNKKGDRAEKDILLLNRMNNYVIEHKNKINIYDINQKQHSDLNYINKNGNSLIDNIPSVTKKCHSSDIFLIRDNILNNLSNKEFKNIIGRNLSLCHKFHVIDTNEDLNKKTKNQIINNNIICDEIDISINKNCKIPTKKYVNNKCEQNQVFNDNDKNNKVHNIVSDFILIREESLMTKKNNKSYKSDKNGCINSNIITYNEMKKNIYKEDQNINCVVKNKIYDKMNKNNMKKINLNKLNISHNTQNNNNNNNMNTYDNYLINIKDTFDTYSVTEKPYCQQKNIIDKKEILHYDLISSNNWDNHLRDYMLHSLSKNHYTFLRKNTLSKDIATFNDINISNNKKHDTTSKNKNEKNISEDTKLSNDSISYISHTNIKSTNVKQNNDRSNHFQKKKINEQSNTFQPKVKWLNIFTRNFNKDQLGTKYK